Proteins co-encoded in one Glandiceps talaboti chromosome 22, keGlaTala1.1, whole genome shotgun sequence genomic window:
- the LOC144451959 gene encoding inorganic pyrophosphatase-like: MFTLRQARSVLRQVSIVPRVRNPAAGAALRIRCINQHLRSSIANMSYTVSERGAPNSLEYCMYIRGPNGYVSPFHDIPLYANAEKTVLNMVVEVPRWTNAKMEIDTKGKLNPIKQDVKKEKLRYVKNCFPHNGYIWNYGAFPQTWEDPTHTDEHTACKGDNDPLDVCEIGQRVARRGDVIQVKVLGTMALIDEGETDWKMLAIDVNDPLASELNDIADIKRVMPGFIEATHEWFKIYKIPDGKPENQFAFKGEAKNKAFAVDIINQTHDQWKQLVAKKTECAKLACENVSVAGSPFIISQEDATAIVDKSPAPKPAEAISSEVDKWHYVKL, from the exons ATGTTTACTCTACGACAAGCCCGTAGCGTACTCAGACAGGTCAGCATCGTACCTAGAGTTCGTAACCCAGCTGCCGGAGCCGCATTACGTATTCGCTGCATCAACCAACACCTCAGATCTTCAATCGCCAACATGTCGTACACAGTCTCTGAAAGGGGTGCCCCGAACTCTCTGGAATACTGCATGTATATAC GTGGTCCCAATGGATATGTGTCTCCATTCCATGATATCCCACTCTATGCCAATGCTGAG AAAACTGTCCTGAATATGGTAGTAGAAGTACCTCGCTGGACAAATGCTAAAATGGAG ATTGACACAAAAGGAAAACTGAATCCAATTAAACAAGATGTCAAGAAGGAGAAGCTACGTTATGTGAAGAACTGTTTCCCACACAATGGATATATCTGGAATTATGGTGCCTTTCCACAG ACGTGGGAAGACCCAACACATACTGATGAACATACTGCATGTAAAGGTGATAACGATCCTTTAGATGTCTGTGAGATTGGACAAAGG GTTGCAAGACGTGGTGATGTCATCCAGGTCAAGGTGTTAGGAACAATGGCATTAATTGATGAAG GTGAGACTGACTGGAAAATGCTTGCTATTGATGTCAATGATCCTTTAGCATCAGAACTCAATG ATATTGCTGATATCAAGAGAGTTATGCCAGGTTTTATAGAG GCTACCCATGAATGGTTCAAAATCTACAAAATTCCTGACGGAAAACCAGAAAACCAGTTTGCATTTAAGGGAGAAGCAAAAAACAAG GCTTTTGCTGTTGACATCATAAACCAAACTCATGACCAATGGAAACAACTAGTAGCCAAGAAAACAGAGTGTGCAAAATTAGCTTG TGAGAATGTGTCCGTAGCAGGAAGTCCCTTTATAATTTCACAAGAAGATGCTACAGCTATTGTTGATAAG AGTCCAGCCCCTAAACCAGCTGAAGCTATCAGCTCAGAAG TTGACAAGTGGCATTACGTTAAGTTGTAA